Proteins from a genomic interval of Schistocerca nitens isolate TAMUIC-IGC-003100 unplaced genomic scaffold, iqSchNite1.1 HiC_scaffold_468, whole genome shotgun sequence:
- the LOC126232244 gene encoding repetitive organellar protein-like: MIISIYNEKYRKDIEKYRKDIEKYRKDIEKYRYISNSIDIYRKNRYIDKYRYIEKYRKDIDKYRKDIDKYRKDIDKYRKDIEKYRKDIEKYREDIEKYRKDIEKYRKVPKRYRKVSKRYRKVAKRYRKVSKRYRKVSKRYRKYRKDIDKYRKDIDKYRKDLEKYRKDRKVSKRYRKYRKDIEKYRKDIEKYRKDIEKYRKDRRKDIENIEKISKSIEKISKTIEKISKSIEKISKSIEKISKSIEKISKSIDISKNIQKYRKDIEKYRKDIEKYRKDTEKYRKDIEKYRKDIEKYRKDIEKYRKDIEKYRKDIEKYLYIMKISIYNEKYRKDIDKYRKDIDKYRKDIDKYRKDIDKYRKDIDKYRKGIGKYRKDIEKFRKDIEKYLYISKSIYIYRKYRYIDKCRYIEKYRKDIEKYRKDIEKYRKDIEKYRKDIEKYRKDIEKYRKDIEKYRKDIEKYRKDFEKYRKDIEKYRKDIEKYRKDIEKYCKDIEKYRKDIENIDKISKSTEKISKSIEKYRKDTEKISKSIEKISKSIYIYRKYRKDIEKYRKDIEKYRKDIEKYRKDIEKYRKDFEKYRKDIEKYRKDIEKYRKDIDKYRKDIDKYRKDIDKYRKDIDKYRKDIEKYRKDIEKYRKDIEKYRKDIEKYRKDIEKYRYIEKYRKDIEKYRKDIEKYRKDRKNRYIVKYRYIEKYRYIEKYRKDIEKYRKDIEKYRKDIEKYRKDIQKYRKDIEKYRKDIEKYRKDIEKYRKVFEKYQKDIDKYRKDVDKYLYIMKISIYNEKYRKNIDKYRKDIDKYRKDIDKYRKDIDKYRNFIDKYRKDIEKYRKDIEKYREDIEKISKSIEKISKSIEKISKSTEKISKSIDISKNIDKYRKDIDKYRKDTDKYRKDIDKYRKDIDKFRKDIEKYRKDIEKYRKVIEKYRKDIEKYRKVIEKYRKDIEMYRKDIEKYRKDIEKKDIEKYRKDIDKYRNDIEKYRKDIEKYRKDIEKYRKDIEKYRKDIEKYRKDFEKYRKDIEKYRKDIEKYRKDIENYRKDIEKYRKDIEKYRKDIEQYRKDIDKYRKDIDTYRKDIDKYRKDIEKYRKDIEKYRKDIENIEKISKSIEKISKSIEKISKSIDKYRKDIEKYRKDRRKDIEKYRYIDNIEKISIITEKISISTEKISKSIDIYRKVSIYKEKYRYISKSIDI, translated from the exons atgataa tatcgatatataatgaaaagtatcgaaaagatatcgaaaagtatcgaaaagatatcgaaaagtatcgaaaagatatcgaaaagtatcgatatatatcgaatagtatcgatatatatcgaaaa aatcgatatatcgataaatatcgatatatcgaaaagtaccgaaaagatatcgataagtaccgaaaagatatcgataagtaccgaaaagatatcgataagtaccgaaaagatatcgaaaagtaccgaaaagatatcgaaaagtaccgagaagatatcgaaaagtaccgaaaagatatcgaaaa atatcgaaaagtaccgaaaagatatcgaaaagtatcgaaaagatatcgaaaagtagcgaaaagatatcgaaaagtatcgaaaagatatcgaaaagtatcgaaaagatatcgaaaa tatcgaaaagatatcgataagtatcgaaaagatatcgataagtatcgaaaagatctcgaaaagtatcgaaaagatcgaaaagtatcaaAAAGATaccgcaaa tatcgaaaagatatcgaaaagtatcgaaaagatatcgaaaagtatcgaaaagatatcgaaaagtatcgaaaagatcgaagaaaagatatcgaaaa tatcgaaaagatatcgaaaagtatcgaaaagatatcgaaaactatcgaaaagatatcaaaaagtatcgaaaagatatcgaaaagtatcgaaaagatatcgaaaagtatcgaaaagatatcgaaaagtatcgatatatcgaaaa atatccaaaagtaccgaaaagatatcgaaaagtaccgaaaagatatcgaaaagtaccgaaaagataccgaaaagtatcgaaaagatatcgaaaagtatcgaaaagatatcgaaaagtatcgaaaagatatcgaaaagtatcgaaaagatatcgaaaagtatcgaaaagatatcgaaaagtatctatatataatgaaaa tatcgatatataatgaaaagtatcgaaaagatatcgataagtatcgaaaagatatcgataagtatcgaaaagatatcgataagtatcgaaaagatatcgataagtatcgaaaagatatagataagtatcgaaaaggtatcggtaagtatcgaaaagatatcgaaaagtttcgaaaagatatcgaaaagtatctatatatatcgaaaagtatctatatatatcgaaaa tatcgatatatcgataagtgccgatatatcgaaaagtaccgaaaagatatcgaaaagtaccgaaaagatatcgaaaagtaccgaaaagatatcgaaaagtaccgaaaagatatcgaaaagtaccgaaaagatatcgaaaagtaccgaaaagatatcgaaaagtaccgaaaagatatcgaaaagtaccgaaaagatttcgaaaagtaccgaaaagatatcgaaaagtaccgaaaagatatcgaaaagtaccgaaaagatatcgaaaagtattgtaaagatatcgaaaagtatcgtaaagatatcgaaaa tatcgataagatatcgaaaagtaccgaaaagatatcgaaaagtatcgaaaagtatcgaaaagataccgaaaagatatcgaaaagtatcgaaaagatatcgaaaagtatctatatatatcgaaaa taccgaaaagatatcgaaaagtaccggaaagatatcgaaaagtaccgaaaagatatcgaaaagtaccgaaaagatatcgaaaagtaccgaaaagatttcgaaaagtaccgaaaagatatcgaaaagtaccgaaaagatatcgaaaagtaccgaaaagatatcgacaagtaccgaaaagatatcgacaagtaccgaaaagatatcgacaagtaccgaaaagatatcgacaagtaccgaaaagatatcgaaaagtatcgaaaagatatcgaaaagtatcgaaaagacatcgaaaagtatcgtaaagatatcgaaaagtatcgaaaagatatcgaaaagtatcgat atatcgaaaagtatcgaaaagatatcgaaaagtatcgaaaagatatcgaaaagtatcgaaaagatcgaaaa aatcgatatatcgtaaagtatcgatatatcgaaaagtaccgatatatcgaaaagtaccgaaaagatatcgaaaagtatcgaaaagatatcgaaaagtaccgaaaagatatcgaaaagtaccgaaaagatatccaaaagtaccgaaaagatatcgaaaagtaccgaaaagatatcgaaaagtaccgaaaagatatcgaaaagtaccgaaaagtttTCGAAAAGTAtcaaaaagatatcgataagtatcgaaaagatgtcgataagtatttatatataatgaaaa tatcgatatataatgaaaagtatcgaaaaaatatcgataagtatcgaaaagatatcgataagtatcgaaaagatatcgataagtatcgaaaagatatcgataagtatcgaaattttatagataagtatcgaaaagatatcgaaaagtatcgaaaagacatcgaaaagtatcgagaagatatcgaaaagatatcgaaaagtatcgaaaagatatcgaaaagtatcgaaaagatatcgaaaagtaccgaaaaaatatcgaaaagtatcgatatatcgaaaa atatcgataagtatcgaaaagatatcgataagtatcgaaaagataccgataagtatcgaaaagatatcgataagtatcgaaaagatatagataagtttcgaaaagatatcgaaaagtatcgaaaagacatcgaaaagtatcgaaaagttatcgaaaagtatcgaaaagatattgaaaagtatcgaaaagttatcgaaaagtatcgaaaagatatcgaaatgtatcgaaaagatatcgaaaagtatcgaaaagatatcgaaaa aaaagatatcgaaaagtaccgaaaagatatcgataagtaccggaatgatatcgaaaagtaccgaaaagatatcgaaaagtaccgaaaagatatcgaaaagtaccgaaaagatatcgaaaagtaccgaaaagatatcgaaaagtaccgaaaagatttcgaaaagtaccgaaaagatatcgaaaagtaccgaaaagatatcgaaaagtaccgaaaagatatcgaaaattaccgaaaagatatcgaaaagtaccgaaaagatatcgaaaagtaccgaaaagatatcgaacagtaccgaaaagatatcgacaagtaccgaaaagatatcgacacgtaccgaaaagatatcgacaagtaccgaaaagatatcgaaaagtaccgaaaagatatcgaaaagtatcgaaaagatatcgaaaa